The genomic segment TTTTTTACCACCAAGGGACCGGGCAAGGGGACCGGCCTCGGGCTGGCCACGGTGTTCGGGATCGTCAAGCAGTCGTCCGGGCACATCGAGGTGGACAGTGCGGTCGGAGCGGGAACGACGTTCCGGATCTTTCTCCCCGTGATCGACGAAGGGACCGTTCCGGTCCCAACGGCCAAACCCGTACGGGTGTGTGGGGGGACCGAAACCGTGCTGCTCGTGGAGGACCAGGCCGAGGTTCGGCGGGTCGCGCTGATCGCGCTACAGGCGCGGGGGTACCACGTGACCGAGGCGGTCGATGCCCAGGACGCGCTCCGCCTCGTCGAGCGGGACCGGCCGCGACTGGACATCCTGGTGACCGACGTCGTGATGCCGGGAATGAGCGGGCGCGAACTCGCGGAGGCGATACGGGGCCGGTACCCCTTAATTAAAGTGTTGTACATGAGCGGATTCACGGAGGACACCGTGGTCCGGCACGGCGTCCTCCAGGCCGACACCGCGTTTCTGCACAAGCCGTTCACGCCCTACTCGCTGACCAAAAAGGTGCGCGAGGTGTTGGACCACGCGTGATTCGGGCCGCGTCGCGGCGGCGGGACGTTGCGGGGCCCGGCGCGTCCATGCGGGCCCTCGTTTCCCCGCCGAGTGAGAACGACGAGTACCGTTCCGGCGGTGCCCGGTCCGGGGCGACCTCGCGCCCGTTCGCACCCGTTCGACCGGTGGCGGCGGGGCCGCGTCCGGTGCGGGGCTCAGCCGCGACCCGCGTCGATCGCGGCCACGACCGCCGATGCGGTCGCGAACCGGCGGTCGGGGTCCTTTTCCAGTAGCGCGTGACAACGTTCACCAGCCAAACGGGCAGGTCCGGTCGGGCCGCGGGGAGCGCGCGGGGGTGCCCGTCTGCACCGCCTCGAACACGGCGGTCACCGTGCGCCCCGGGAACGGCACCGCACCGGTGGCCATGAGGTACAGCACGCCGCCCAGGCTGAACAGGTCCGACAGCGGCGTCGCCGGCTCGCCCCGGATCGCCTCGGGGGCCATGAAGTACGGCGTCCCGATCCGGGTCCCGGCCGCCGTCAGCGCGTCGGCGTCCGGGACCCCGCGCCAGGCCGAAGTCGGTGAGCTGGCCCGGCCGGTCCCGGCCTCGATGAGCACGTTCCCGGGCTTGATGTCGCGGTGGACGACCTGCCGGGCGTGGGCCGCCGCCAGTCCGGCCGCGATCTGCCGGGCGGTCCCGACGAGGGGCTCCGCCGGCAGCGGCCCGTGCCGCTGGACGTGGGCCTCCAGGCACGTCCCCTCCACGTACTCCATCGCCATGTAGGAGACCCCGGCGGCCTCACGGACCGCGTACACGGCGACCACGTTCTCGTGCTGGACGGCCGCCGCGGCCCGGGCCTCCCGCGCGAACCGCTCCCAGGCCCCCGGCGCCGCGCTCCGTTCCGGGTTCAGGAGCTTCACCGCGACGTACCGGTGCAGGCTCGGCTCGAACGCCTTGAACACCACGCCCATCGCCCCGCGCCCGAGCACGCTCCGCAGCTCGTACTCGCCCAGCCGGCACCCGCACTCGGGTAGCGCGTGCGCGAACGCGGGGCGGAACTCGGGCAGCTTCGACCGGTCGCAGGACGGCGGCCGCGGGGCGTCATCGGTCGGGAACGCGCGGGTCCGCGCGGCGGGTACGGGGATCCGCGGCGTGTCGGTGACCGGCGCCGGGTCGTTCAGCCGGGTGCGGCTGTTCTCGACCGTCAGGTTCACCAGCTCGGTGGCCCCGGCCGCGAGGATGGTCGCGAAGTCCGGGCACTGGCCGATGTCCTGGTTCAGCACCGCGGCGAACGACTCGACCTTCGGGGCCACCCGCTGGAGGAACTCGACCAGCGCCGCCCGCGTCATCCCGAACCGGTCGCGGCCGGTGGCGAGGAGCCGGGCGAGCAGGTCCGGGCGCTGGGCCACCGCGTCCAGTTGCACCAGTTGGCTCGCGAACTGGAGCAGCTCGGCCCGCTCCACCTGGACCTTGTCCACGGTCGAGAGCAGCGCCGGCTGGTGGTGGTAGCGGATCGGCTCGACGATGTCGTCCGGCAGCATCCAGCCGCGCAGCAGTTCGGCGCTCACGTCCGCGTGGTCGATCCCGAACGACTCGACTTCCGCCCCGCACGGGTCGTCCACCAGGCGGCCCGCGTGGCGCCCCAGGTGCGCCTCCCAGGTGCCCGCGAACGCCTGCCGGAGGAGCACCTCACCGAGGTCGCGGAGCAGGCCGGCGACCAGGTCGTCGTCCGGGTTGGGGCGCCGGGTCAGGACCGCCAGCTCGCGCGCGAGGATCGCCCCGCCGACCGACGACACCCAGTAGTCCCGCATCGCCGGGTCGGCGTCACGGCCGAGTTTCACCGCCGGAAGCGACAGGCCCAGTGCCAGCGACCGCACGGTCTTCAGCCCGAGTACGTGGACCGCGCGGCCGACCGAGGCGACCGGCTGCTTGAGGCCGTACAGGCAGGAGTTGACCGCTTTCAGGAGCTTGCCGCAGAGAGCCGCGTCCAGGCCGAGGAAGGCGACGATCTCTTTCGGGTCGCAGTCCGGGCGGCTGGCCGCGTTCACCACTTGAAGGGCGACCGCCGGCGGCGTGGGGAGCCGGCTCGGGTCCAGAACGGTGGCGAGTAGCTCCGCCCGCGGTGCCGGACCGGGGGCGGGCAAGCGGAGCGTATCGTGTGGGAGGGCGAAAGAAGTTGACACCGGAGATCCCCGTGCAGAGCCGTCTCGCGCGCGGCGAGCGGGGCGGTGGAAAAGCGTGCGTCACGATGGGGGGACGGTCAACCGCGGCCGGGCGCGTTCGGACCGTATTGTTTGCGGGCACGAATAGCGGTGTGCGTGTCCCACACCACGCCGGGAATTTTGAGGGCCGCCGATAACGAACTCGTTCGGCCCCGGCACCGAGTCGTTTACGGCAGCAGAGGTGAAAGTTCCGCTGTCGGTACGAGAAATAGGAACAAAACCGCCCGGGCACCGGCTAGGACAAGAAAGCCGTACGATCTCCTCTCGATTCGCGCGTTATGAATAGCTGATCGCTTCGTTCGTCCCTTCCGCGTGAGGAGTGCCCGTGGCCGAGATCCTGGTCATCGACGACGAGGCGCTGGTCCGTCGGCACGTTAGTGACGTGCTGGTTGCGGCCGGGCACACCGTGCGCCAAGCGGGCGACGGACGGGCCGGGTTGGCCGCGCTCCAAGCGGCGGCGCCCGATCTAGTGGTGTGTGACCTGTTCATGCCGGGCATGGAGGGTCTCGAGACGATTCGAGAGTTGCGCCGCTCGGCCCCGGCTCTGCCGGTCGTGGCGGTCAGCGGGGGCGGGCGCTGGGACCTGCTCGAACTGCTCGAGAGCGCAGCCGTGTTGGGCGCGACGATCGCCCTATCTAAACCGCTGTCCCGTGCCGCCCTGCTCCAGGCGGTCCGCGAACTGCTCGACGGCACCCCGCGGAGCGCCCCGCCGTGTCCCGAAGCCTTGCGGCGGGCAGGCGAGAAGGGCCTTTGCTCGCAACTCCGGTCGTGTGCCCGCGCCGGATCGTCGATCTGGTGCGGGGCCAGTCGCCCCCCCACGACTCCCACCCATAACTGATCAGGTGTCAACGAAGGCGACCCGATCCGCGACGAACTCCCACCACTTGGCTGTCTTCGCGCCCCGGAGCACGCTCACGAACAACAGGCGGGCCAGGGCGACGTAGCTGAATCGCAATCGTTCGCATGTGACCGTTTCATGAACCCGGAAGCGTATTGCGGGGCAGGTTCCCGAGCATTCGCGGAGCATATCGGCGCGGGGCTTCCAGGAGCGCTAAGTGCCACGAGCGCAAATCGACCGCCCATCGCGCCCGCCATGATCCGGAGCGTTTCCGTCATTTCACCATGCGACCGAGTTCTTCGGCGTGGCTGCGGAACTCGGCCGTTTCCGTGAGCGTGCCGAGCAGGTCGGCGAGCGCCGCGGCCTTGTCCTCACGCCGGCCGAGCTGGGCGGTGAGTGTGCGGGTCTCCACTTCGGTCGGCAGCCGCCCGAGCGCGGCGAGGAACAGTGCCTCCACCCGCCGGGTGTCCGTGACGCCCGCGCCGGACAGGTCGCGGATCAGCGCCTGGAATCGTGCCGGTGCGACGGCATCGGGCGCCTTCGCCGCGGGCTTCGTCGGCGTGGTGTCGGGCGCCTTCGCAACGGGTACCGGCGGTGCGGGCTCAACGGGCGGCAGGTGCCCCCAGACTGTGATCGACAACCCCTGTGAGTTGGTCTGGGCAGCAAGGAACGATCCGTCCGGCCCGAACACGAGGGCGCTGTAGTCGCGAATGGTCTCCTTGTCGGTCGCACGACTGAGCTCCTTCCCGGTCGCAGCGTCCCAGATGACGACCTCGGACGGGGCCGCGATCGTGTCGGGGTTGCCGTTTCCGGCCCGACCCGTCGCGGCGGCCACGAACCGCCCGTCCGGGCTGAAAGCGACCGCCTTGATCGGTCGGCGAAACGCAGAGACGGGGAACCGGTCCTTG from the Frigoriglobus tundricola genome contains:
- a CDS encoding HDOD domain-containing protein, whose protein sequence is MSTSFALPHDTLRLPAPGPAPRAELLATVLDPSRLPTPPAVALQVVNAASRPDCDPKEIVAFLGLDAALCGKLLKAVNSCLYGLKQPVASVGRAVHVLGLKTVRSLALGLSLPAVKLGRDADPAMRDYWVSSVGGAILARELAVLTRRPNPDDDLVAGLLRDLGEVLLRQAFAGTWEAHLGRHAGRLVDDPCGAEVESFGIDHADVSAELLRGWMLPDDIVEPIRYHHQPALLSTVDKVQVERAELLQFASQLVQLDAVAQRPDLLARLLATGRDRFGMTRAALVEFLQRVAPKVESFAAVLNQDIGQCPDFATILAAGATELVNLTVENSRTRLNDPAPVTDTPRIPVPAARTRAFPTDDAPRPPSCDRSKLPEFRPAFAHALPECGCRLGEYELRSVLGRGAMGVVFKAFEPSLHRYVAVKLLNPERSAAPGAWERFAREARAAAAVQHENVVAVYAVREAAGVSYMAMEYVEGTCLEAHVQRHGPLPAEPLVGTARQIAAGLAAAHARQVVHRDIKPGNVLIEAGTGRASSPTSAWRGVPDADALTAAGTRIGTPYFMAPEAIRGEPATPLSDLFSLGGVLYLMATGAVPFPGRTVTAVFEAVQTGTPARSPRPDRTCPFGW
- a CDS encoding response regulator transcription factor, whose translation is MAEILVIDDEALVRRHVSDVLVAAGHTVRQAGDGRAGLAALQAAAPDLVVCDLFMPGMEGLETIRELRRSAPALPVVAVSGGGRWDLLELLESAAVLGATIALSKPLSRAALLQAVRELLDGTPRSAPPCPEALRRAGEKGLCSQLRSCARAGSSIWCGASRPPTTPTHN